In the Salvia miltiorrhiza cultivar Shanhuang (shh) chromosome 8, IMPLAD_Smil_shh, whole genome shotgun sequence genome, ttattcatgGTTTTCAGTTCTCACGAAAAGATGTAGTTTGTCATTTGAACCTAACTCTATATATGTTTAATGTAAAAACTGAACTTTATTGTGAGTATTGAGAATACTACACTAAACATATAATGTGATTGCATACGTCGTGAAATTAATTGCACTAAAAACAAAATGCCCCTAATCATGGGATTCAATGCTGCattcagggacggagccaggaattaagttcgggggggggggggggggagggctGAACCTGTACGGGGGTtcccgagaatttttttttgggcattctgtatatttaaagtatttttttaattaaaatacgagcataatactaataataacgaacaatattttcatagattatatagtttcaatatatcacaattttttttttggacattccgtatatttaagacatttttttattaaaaggcaagcataataataataataacaaacaacatgttcatagattatatattttatatatattacaaattagtttcaatacattataattttttttagcatttcatacatattacgcattttttattaaaagacaagtataatagtaataataacaaacaatatttcatagattatatagttttaaataacaaaattatccttaaattaagtatatatgagagaatataataaccaaatactcttttataaaacaaattattttataataggtataaacatatatctatatatattttaaaacttaaaaaaaaaaaaaatgggagggggctctagccccctcTGGCTCCGTCTCTGgctgcattcatccatcaaagtAATACATTCACCTAAATCTTAACAATCCAAGAACTGAAATGATTCTCACgttcatattttaaaaatgttttcttattttaacctcctcatattatatatatatatatatatatatatatatatatatatatatatatatatatatatatatatatagggagaggttcaaataagaaccactaaataaaattagaacagagaaccattttaaaccattcgatcatcaagatctacggtggatgcatcatcttggtggatgaatgcagatcctgggttcgaatcctgaagggagcaaaaaatttattattttcggatgcattaaatttaatagcgaatgcattaatttatatagtagatgcattgattttaatggttcttatgttctcacgataagtgtggttctcactataaccgcaccctatatatatatatatatatatatatatatatgggttgggttccggtggatccctatgcttataatagatccgtagatccaaatctagaccacacatttatgacatgtggcgcatcaagatggtgacacgtggcaaggcatttcaaggcaaaatctggagaggggtaaaattggaatgtaattttcgaaattcaaaaaaaaaaaaaattatattttctcaaaataggtatattttagacgcataaagtttcatacgagaatgcatgaactttcatataaaaatgcataaagtttcatataaatatgcataagatttcaccccaccccaaccccaccccccacaccccagaaccccaccccaccccagaaccccacccccacccaccccctacccccccacccccccacccacccccccccccccccaaaaaaaaaaaaaaatttttttttatttttttaaaaactgattttctgaccactgacccacccctacccccaccccaccccccacccacccacccccccacccccccccaaaaaaaaaaaaattttttttttttttattttctcaaaaactgattttctgaccactgaccccccccacccacccaccccccacccacccaccccccacccccccacccacccaccccccacccccccaaaaaaaaattttttttttttgaaaatcagtttttaaaaaaataaaaaaataaaaaaaaatttgggggggggtgggggggtgggggtgagggtgggggtgggtcggtggggggtgggggtgggccagcaattagaaaatcagtttttgaaaaaaaaaaaaaaaattttgggggggggggggtgggggggtgggtcggtggggggtgggggtgggccagcaattagaaaatcagtttttgaaaaaaaaaaaaaaaaatttttggggggggtgggtggggtggggaggcagggggcaggggctggggtggggtggcgaaactaccagatttattaaaatgaaatgcattttttgtatagtttaatgcattttatgtgaaaactttatgcatttttgtttgattttatatgcatgtgaaacatgcctatttttggggggtggtaatggggagggttggggggtggtgtgggctggattggggggtggtatggggtggggtggtgaaaataccaaaactggaaaaattaaatgcatttttctgttcaaagttatgcatttcatgtgaaaactttatgcatctttgtgtgaaactatatgcatctaaaatatatctattttgagaaaatctaaaaaaatatatattttttttaattattaaatccgaaaattacattccaattttacccctccagattttgccttggaatccttgccacgtgtcaccatcttgatgcgccacatgtcataaatgtgtggtcaagatttggatctagggatctattataagcattgggatctatatgatcccattcctatatatatatatatatatatatatatatatatatatatatatatatatatatatatatatatatatagggggccgctccaatgagaccccctaattttaatgagatttagggcacgatctggtgcgtttattttatcaatcctatggctgatattgtatctggagggagaatttttttcgcagggttcgaatcctggagggagcataatattttaaattttgttattcatcagtatatactgcattgttcatcagaatatatgtcttgttcatcagtatatatgtcttattcattaacaattttttaaattttgtttttcatcagtatatacatcttgttcgttaggaatacgttttgttcattagtattatgtgtcttattcattgtcctagtgtttcacgaaaaatagggggtctcactggagcgcgcccctatatatatatatatatataggaaggctaaaataagaacgcttcttaaaatataaattaggaatcattttcagcccttagatcatcaagatctacggttgattcatgaccttgttggataaattcatggtcctgagttcgaatcccaaaggtagcaaaaaattatttttcgcaattcatacctttatatagtttattcatgcgttttatacataaaattcatgcatttttgctagttcgtaattcttaaaataagggtggtttattgaataaccaccccctatatatatatatatatatatatatatatatatatatatatataggggagggctagaataaaaacactcttaagtgtataaaatataaatgattttcagcccttagatcatcaagatctacggttgattcgtaacccttttggatgaattcgtggtcctgggttcgaatcccaaaggtagcaaaaatttatttttcataattcgtaaccatgttggatgaattcgtaaccctgttggataaaattcgtacattaaaaaacgtttatatttatattttaagaagtatttttactgtagccctcgctccaatgagaccctctaaTTATAGTAAGATCTAGGGTacaatctggtgcgtttattttatcaatcatatgactgatattgtatctggagggagaattttttttgcagggttcgaatcctggagggagcaaaatattttaaattttattattcattagtatatactgcattgttcatcagcatatactgtcttgttcatcagtatatatgtcttattcattaacaaatttttaaattttgtttttcaccagtatatacatcttgttcgttaggtataagttttgttcattagtattatatgtcttattcattgtcctagtgtttcacgaaaaatagggggtctcactggagcgcgcccctatatatatatatatatatatatagggagaggttcaagaaagaaccataaataaaaaaagaacggagaaccattttcagccattcgatcatcaagatctacggtggatgcatcatcttgttggatgaatatagaacctgggttcgaatcctgaagggagcattttttttttaaatttttttagtgcattaattttaacagcgaatgcattaattttaacagtgaatgcattagatttgatggttctctcgttctcacaaataatgtagttctctctagaaccacaccctatatacatatatatatatatatatatatatagggggcggttattcaataaaccacccttattttaagaattacgaaccagcaaaaatgcatgaattttatgtataacacgcatgaataaactgtataaaggtatgaatatcgaaaaaataattttttgctacctttgggattcgaactcatgaccatgaatatatccaacaaggtaatgaatcaaccgtagatcttgatgatctaagggctgaaaatggttcttaatttatattttaataagcgttcttaatttagccttcccctatatatatatatatatatatatatatatatatatatatatatatatatatatatatatactgcacgatctagggcacgatctggtgcgtttattttatcaatcctatgactgatattgtatctggagggtgattttttttcgcagggttcgaatcctggagggagcagaatattttaaattttgttattcatcaatatatactgcattgttcatcagtatatacggccctgttcatcagtatatatgtcttattcattacgaattttttaatttttatttttcatcagtatatacatcttgttcattagatatatgttttgttcattagtattatatgtcttattcattgtactcatgttacacaaAAAGTAAAGGATCTCACTgaagcgcgcccctatatatatatatatatgtgtgtgttagCTAGAACGATACGTTTAATTTATTGGAGAGGCTACACATAATTCCATAGCAAAATTGGAATTTAATGCAGTAGTCGCCGTCGTTTACAACTTTCTTTGGGTTGCACATATATATGGATACATGAGCACATGTGGTGTATATATACGTGGAGCACGAAAATTACCATATTTGGATATTTgatgactatatatatatagcttcaTAGTATGTCGCCTACCTCCTTCTAATCCCACCCATTTTCTGTGTTATCATATCATGTTGTGACATGTCACATGATGCCTGCATATATCATCAACAATCCTCCTAACAATTCTGTGGTCACCATACAATACAACCAAATTTCTCTccttaattataaatatatatacaatcaATACTGCATTCATGATTTTAGTCTGTTTTTCTCTTCAACTCTGTCTCTGCCATTTTATCCGGACCATTCgtcaatttctttttttgttaaAGAAAATGGGAAAAAAACGAATGAATGCATCGTGGGCTTCTGccttaaaaaatacataaattatagtCTGCAAACAAACCGCTATCGATCGACAAACAACATGTGGATAATAAGTACAAGCGATTAGTAGGGCGACAAATTTCCTCATTAGAATGTTTAATTTGCTCATGGCTTATTTGATTTTTGGCTTACAAGTGAATAagttttgtaaattaattttaGATCTTATCTTAAAACTAAATTGTCAAACTGTTAACAAGGGGCTGAATTTGTATGGAGTCCATCCACCCCAAGCCAAATATATTTAGACAGTTCGTACCGTAATATTAACAtacaatattttcatatattaagtagtttgaatatattataaataatttattaatagaTACTTGGCGAgctaattatttatatttaagaaATCAATGACGTATACTTATTGACGAAAAACGTTGCAAGATCTTCTCTCAATTATTAACaaaatatatttgtaatataCACGACTAAACTGTCATTCATCAACTCATCTTACATAAGATTTTGCAAGTCGTTTTTGACAATCTACACTATATAAAATGCTTTCCCAACAGAAGCAGTGACTATGTAAAATCTATGTCAACTTAATCATTCGATAAATCAATTCAAAaactaaataattaatcaaCACGCTTTGCAAATTTACctaacgttttttttttctaattggTACAGCTAGCCTGTTTTGGTAAATGCATATGCTCCATACTAACCTCTCTTATTTGAATGCCTACAAATATAAttccaaaaacaaaaataagtaTATTTTAATACGTTATATTCTAGCCATACAAACTTTTGAAACTATTCTTCTTGAAAATTCTTTGGTTGATTGCCAAATTTTGTCTTCGGATAGCTTTATCCAACTAGTTGACAAGGCTCCATAATCAAGTAATCTTTTACGTACTTGATTTCGAATAgcaatattaaattttttaattgattttcgTAATCACGAATTACAAACAtattgattcttttttttttttttactttgattCAACAAGTATACTGAAGCTTTGGAATCCAAAGTCACCTCGAATCTACACTTTTTGGTATAATATCGATTATTAATAGTTCACAATTTTTTAAAGATgaattataatcaaattaaaagaaaatcatgGCCTAGCCTCTCACGGCTGTTCGGCTGCTATATAGTAACACATTTCAATCTTTCATCAATATTAATAAACAATAATATGTGATCATAATTATAAGGGGTAATTGcttgtaaattcctaacgtttacacggaattggtttatgcacctatttttatttttcttcttttaaatacctaaccttttatttttgtctcaaatttgttcggtcaccggttttttcttacgccggcgccggaaatgccactgtggcagccggaatcgctgATTTGGCAGCCGAAAATTGATACATAGCCTATTCATTGACACGTGGcaaaaattttttaaaaaaaataataaaaaagaaaagtaaaatcCCCCCCACCCCCCTCGTCTTCTTCCTCTCCCCCTGCCACCACCACACGCCGGCGCCACCACCACCAGCGTCGCCccctgccgccaccaccaccctcTCCATCCCAGAGCCGACCAAGGCAGCCGTGCTGGAGGCCGTGCTGGAGGCCGTCGCGGAGGCGCTGCGCCTCGGCCTCGTGGAGTCGCGCGACGCCGCCACTTCCCCCCACACAATTCCGTGAAATTTCAGAAAACTAGGATTTGGGGGTGGGGAAGAGAAAGGGGAAGACAATGGGTGGATCTGGGTGCTCAATTGATGGAGGGGGCGGCATCGCCGCCTCGTAGTGTTCAATTGATGGGTGAAAAGGGATCTGGACGCTCAATTGATGGATGACTCTGGGAGCTATGTTTCGCAGAGGTGAGGGAATTGCCGGTGGAGGGTGCGGCTGAGACTGAGCTCGCTGGTGGCACGCGAATCGCCGGTGGTGTGTGGGTggtggcggcagcggcggcagaGGGTGGCAGAGCCGGGTGGGGAAAGGGGAAGACGATGGGTGGggtggggaagatgatgacatagatttttttttttttttaattccacatGTCATGAATAGGCTATgtgtcaatttccggctgccaaaTCAGCGATTCCGattgccacagtggcatttccggcgtcggcgtaagaaaaaaccggtgaccggacaaatttgagacaaaaacgaaaggttagatatttaaaagaagaaaaataaaaatagatacaAAAACTAATTCcatgtaaacgttaggaatttacaggcaattacccctaattATAACATCATCATTCGGCATTCACAATCACAATCACAATCACAATCATCACAATCCCCAACACCACCACCATACCAAATAATATGCTCAAAAATTCAGAATTGAAACTAAAATGCTAACGAATTTTTAGCATCAACTAAAATGCTAACATTGCAATGcatagaaaaatgaaaattacaGAGAATATTACAAAAAGGCGGTCGTGTAGAGTAGCGGAGTTGGCCCGACTCACAGCAGCGCTAGAGTAGTGGAGCTGCGCTCATGGAGTCGCGGTCGCTGCTCGACGCGGCTGTGGAAACAGCCGAGTAAGGGGTGTGGTGGGGTAAGGTAGTCGGCCGCCGACTCGCCGGTGCCGAGGGAGGCATTGGGAAGAGAAAGGAGGGGACAGTGCCTTAATTTGATTTGAGGTGCAATTTTTAGTTGAGTTTTTTTCAATCTGCCATTGCATGTAAGATTAGTGATAGCAAATTTGATTCTATAAGATAAGATGAATTTTCAAGATAAAGATcggtttttttttattgttataaaaaaaaaaaatcgattttttttgtgcgtaaataattaaatttaattgttcCATAAGAATTTAAAGGACTAAGTTCGTGCATACCACATTAATTAAATTGGAAGAGCAAAGTAATAGTAATACTAGAAACATGTGAATAAATATGTCAAAATATGCCTTCAAATTTTCTTTTGCTAAAATAATCATATTCAAAACTTGTAAATGTGATCAACCTCATCAAAATCTTATAGGAGACTAACAAAATTCCGCATAAGGATGAAACAAGTAAGAAAAAACGAGTATCCAACCTGAGCACCTAGTCCAACATCAGCTACGtgcaacaataaaataatagacATTAAAAACGCATTTGTCCTAGTTACAGTTACAGATTCAACATAGCATGGATATTCAGTCCAACCCCATCGGGTGTCGGGCTATTCGGACTATAATTTTATCAGATTAAAAATTCTCAACTCTAGTCCCCTCATATTGGCGGGCTAATCAGGATTAGTCCACGGATTTCGAACCGAATTAACATCCCTAATTACATGTGTATTTTGAGCGAGTTTCTCTTGCATTCTACGAGCTTATGTATCCTATAAGCTCTACCATCATATTTTACTACTAATTACTACGCATCTTAAAAATACGTGTATCGCGATTAGATAAATTTAATATGGAAATGTAGCAGAGAAACCTACTCATTGCCACCTTGGGCCCAAATCTAAATTCAATGCTCTAAAAAGGCTGCTAATCCCTAAAGCCCGTAAATCTAAAAGCCCAACACGACATACCAGAGAAGAGAGGGTATCTGTCATTTAATATTGTTCGTATcctcaattttaaaatccatttgaCTCGACCGTTAGAGATTCAAATTTCTAAAAACCCAACAGCACTTCTCGCTTTCACTTATGGCTTTGCACCAAAGATAAAGTAGAGATTCAAATTCCACAAAAGATATGACTTCAAGAAAACACAAAACTCTCGAAGAAACCACGAAAATGGCGATGCAGACGCCAAATTCCTCTGTCAAATCGTCGCTCACAGTGGACACCAATCCATCAGAAACGAGAGACATTTTCTATTTCCCAGGCTGCAAGAAAGATGCCAACTGCAAGTGCGAAATCTGCATCGCCAGCATAAACGCGACGCTCGATTTGATGCCGCAGAGCACCAACCGAAGCTCCTTCACAAAATCCTATGCCCCACGATCCTTCATTTCAAGAAGCCCTGTTTCTTTCAACTCTTCCTCAGCTGATCTTTCCACACCTAAATCAAGTGCTCGGACGATGACGGGTGTGCCGGCCTCTCCAACTCCGGGTTTGACAGAAAGAATTTGTCGTCAGAAGAGAAGAAATGATGATTTGAAATATGGGGTGTTTTTGTTGAGAACATTTTGGTGTTTGATCCTTGTTTTCGGCGTGGAGTATGGGGCTTCTTGGATGGTCTCTGGGGTTGCAAAGGCTAGGTTATCTCCGGAATTTGTCAAGAATTTGGGTTCGAAATCGAGGGATTTCGAGAGTTTGAGTGGAAGGCTTGAGTTCTTGAAGAATGAGTTGGAGAGGTTGGTCGGTGGAGATGTCTTGGGCTGCAGCTCTGTTGATCATTCCTTGTGGAAAATCAATCAGGTTTGTAGTGTGTATAGTGTCTCTTTTTCTTGATCTTTTGCTTTTGTTTGAGGTGTGTTGTGAATTGGATTTAGGATGGGCTGCTGCTTACCTCGCGATGCGTACTCTATGAATCGATGATCGAGGAGGTAAGCATTTGGGGATGGCCACTGCAGACTGCTGGATTGCTTGCAGCTGAGTATTCTGCAAGATCTTTCACAGTTATAACAGGAAGAGTTAGAGAGGTAACACAATCTACTATAAGATCAACTTGCAGATTTGCACATTTTATGCCATGTTTATAGCTTTGATCTACATTTCTGGATTCACTTTGTCAGTGGTCAAATGGGGATGCTAAGTATCTAGTTCGGGAGGCCGGTAACAGTTCATGGACACAAGAAAAATGGAGTACCTCAGTGGTGCAGCTTGAGTCGAACACATGGATCCTCGAGTACAGAAGGAGCTTCATCGGGCACAACCCGAAGTTGGTTTCAGCTGCGATAGAGTTCTTAAGATTCAAGCTCACAATCCAGTTTaagaagatggagagagagTTCTGGTTGGCACCTGCATTTGGAGGCCAAAATTCTGATGATGATAGACTAGGGCACATCGTGCCTCCTACATGAGAGAGTTAGTCATGGAAGATCATCTCTTCTCAATCCTCATGAGAGAAGCTCTTCATGTTTTGTTGATGCTGCTATTTCTTGAACAAGGGCACATATATATGTAGTGGTAGTAATTTGTAGACACAAATTTTTgcaataatatatttatattcactTTTTATGGAATAATCATTTTGTCTCACCAGTAGTCCTTGCAAGAACACACACCATCTCTACAGTGATGAAATCTAGTTCTATCTCTGATGATAATATCTCTATCCAACACCCTCGCCGCCATCTTCATGAAGTTGTGGCAGTCCTCACAGATCCTAAGATTCTTAATTATGCGAATCGTGGATTGTTTCTCCTTGCTTATCAACCCGTAACACAAAGCTAGCTTCTCGCTGTGCCAAAGAACGGCCTCCTTCTTCTCATCTTCGCTCAAATCCGTCAAGACACAGTCGGTGTTTGGAACGTAGCCTACCTCTCTCAGCTTGGCAACCACCTCGTCTAACTTAGCGTAGATCTCATCTGTTTGTTTATGACTCTTGTCCGCTGTCAGAAACGTGTGTATATCATCATCCGTTTCAATCATGCTGCATCCTCGTTCCTTTGATACACCTTTATGCTTCATGGCATTCCTCACCACTCCTACATTCTCCCACTTCCTCTCTTTCGCATATATGTTTGATAAGAACACGA is a window encoding:
- the LOC131001163 gene encoding uncharacterized protein LOC131001163 — encoded protein: MTSRKHKTLEETTKMAMQTPNSSVKSSLTVDTNPSETRDIFYFPGCKKDANCKCEICIASINATLDLMPQSTNRSSFTKSYAPRSFISRSPVSFNSSSADLSTPKSSARTMTGVPASPTPGLTERICRQKRRNDDLKYGVFLLRTFWCLILVFGVEYGASWMVSGVAKARLSPEFVKNLGSKSRDFESLSGRLEFLKNELERLVGGDVLGCSSVDHSLWKINQDGLLLTSRCVLYESMIEEVSIWGWPLQTAGLLAAEYSARSFTVITGRVREWSNGDAKYLVREAGNSSWTQEKWSTSVVQLESNTWILEYRRSFIGHNPKLVSAAIEFLRFKLTIQFKKMEREFWLAPAFGGQNSDDDRLGHIVPPT